From the Gammaproteobacteria bacterium genome, one window contains:
- a CDS encoding DJ-1/PfpI family protein produces the protein MPNVLIPLAEECEELEAVTAIDLLRRAGLKVITAGLVPGPVRASRGTVLVPDTTLDEALAEEFDLLVLPGGLPGADHLNADRRIHRLIHALVEQKKYVAAICAAPRVLADAGVLKGRRATSYPGTLSPAQLEGVDYCEQAVVRDGPVITSRGPGTAMDFALTLIEVLAGREQRDQVERALVRSPA, from the coding sequence ATGCCAAATGTCCTCATTCCCCTGGCCGAAGAGTGCGAAGAACTGGAAGCCGTGACCGCCATCGACCTGCTGCGCCGGGCCGGTCTCAAGGTCATCACCGCCGGCCTCGTACCCGGACCGGTGCGCGCCAGCCGCGGCACCGTGCTGGTGCCGGACACCACCCTGGACGAGGCGCTGGCAGAGGAGTTCGACCTGCTGGTGCTGCCCGGCGGCCTGCCCGGCGCCGATCACCTCAACGCCGACCGTCGTATCCACCGTCTCATCCACGCCCTGGTGGAACAAAAGAAATATGTCGCCGCTATTTGCGCCGCCCCCCGGGTGCTGGCCGACGCCGGGGTGCTGAAGGGACGCCGGGCCACCAGTTACCCCGGCACCTTGAGCCCCGCGCAGCTTGAGGGTGTGGATTACTGCGAACAGGCCGTGGTGCGGGACGGCCCGGTGATCACCTCGCGGGGACCGGGCACCGCCATGGATTTCGCCCTCACGCTCATCGAGGTGCTGGCCGGCAGAGAACAGCGCGACCAGGTGGAACGTGCCCTGGTGAGAAGCCCGGCATAG